The sequence ACCTCACAACGAGTCAGGCGAAGCAACTCAGCGACTGGCTGACGGCACACAAGCCGGCCGGCGGCGCATAACGACTGTCTGCCGGCGAGGGGCGGGGTCCCTTGCCAACCCCATGAGAGCTGGGTCCAGACTGCCCCTACGTGGCGCTGGACTGGGCTTAGTTGATTTGGCACGCGTTTGGACTTCAATGAAGGAGAAAGGATTGATATGCGCTATTTATTTCTGGCGGGCCTGATGGGAGCGGTCGCATTCTCGGCCGGCTGCAGCAGCGGTAGCAGTACCACCGTCGTGGGTAACCGCAACAACAGCTTTGCGGGATCGTATGTCGGCCCCGATAGTGTTAAGAACGGCGGCAACACCGACGTCGGCGCCGTCGAAATCACAGTCAGTTCCACTGGAAAGATCACCGGAACTTCGGTTGATACAAGCACGCCCGGTGTCACGGCCTTCACGGGGACTGTCAGTTCGCTCGGCGCCGTCAAGATCACTGTAACAGGCGGAACCAGTTCCGCTGCGGGTACGTTTGCCCTGAAGGCCGGGGCACTTGACGCTACACTGACCACGAATACCGGCAGTACGATAACCTTCAACGCTTCAAGCACTGCGGGAGGTAACGCGTTCGCCGGTGCATTCACGGGATCGGCGACCGACAACGGCAATGCAACGGGTTCCGCCACGCTGATCATCGATGGCTCAGGCGCGATCACAGGAGTCGCTCAGAATACAGCGAACAACAGCCTCGATACGCTCTCCGGCACAATTAGCGACACCGGCAGCACCTCGATAACCGCCACCTCATCGAACGGCAAGACCGACACGGTGACCGGCACCCTCAGCCTCAGCGCAACCGGGCTGCTCAGCGGCACGATTAGCAACGCCAGCAACTCCGTGGCGCTGCAACTCAACAAACAGTAGCCGGTCGATCGGGCGCAGCCGCGCCAGTCGTTAGCCTCGCGCCGGCATGCCGGCGTGAGGCTAACGGTTCTCCAGTACACGCTGCTCTACCAGAGGATCGTCCATACGGGGGCCAGGCTGCAACCGCGCGCGGGCAAACTGAGGGTCCAGTGGATTCACGGTCTTCGCGTAATCGAACAGGCGCGGATCCACGTCCTCGTGGATATACGGCGTATAATCCGGCGTGGTAGTAAAGCAATCTGCCAGGTCATTGCTGAGGGCGTCAAACAGGTTCAGCGGCCCCAACCCAAAGATTTCGTAGAGCGTTTTGTGCTCGCTGGGGATGAACGTGTGGACGTGAGACACGTAGTGCCGCTTCGCCCACGGACTGATGACCAGCATAACGCTCCGCTGCGCATCGATGTGGTCGGGCTCACCGCCGGAGTCGTCCTCCGTGACGAAGATCGCCATGTGACGCCACTCCGGCGTGTGTGAAAGGTACTGCACCAGCTGGCCCAGCGCCTCGTCATCGTCGGCCATCCACGATGCCACGTATGGGTAGCCGCGCTTTGGCTCGGGCGCAGTCCCGTGGTCACTGCAAAGCGCGATATCGATGAAGCTGGGCCACGGCGCCTTACCCGGTCCGAAGTGCTTTTCCACGTCACGCTCAAACAAGGTCACCCGGAAAACGTCGGGAATATTGAGATTGAAGATCGGGAAGCTCCGGCACGTGTTTTTGAAAAGCACCTCCGGCATCGGTATGTTCACAGTTTCGCGAGCGCCGGTTGGAGCCTCGCCGCCGTCCTCATCCACGCCGGCAAATTCGAAGCCCTCGCCATAGTTCCGGAACGACACGCCTCCGCGCGCGAGATGGTCCCACATCGAGCCGGCTTCCGGATAGTCCTCGGGCATCAGTGATCCGGACGACCCGAACGACGCAAGTCGGCCCGGCGCAGTTGTGCTGCGACTGAAGTCCCAACCCAGTGTGTATGTCAGCTGACACCAGTTGTTCGGCTGCACGTCAACCAGCCACCGGTGCCCCACTCCGGAATACTCCGGCTCCATGTAGTAGTTGTCGCTAATTGCAAACTGCTGCGCGAGCAGGTTATGGTTCTTCATAACGGCCACGCTGTGCAGCGTAGGCTCACCGGCGGCACGCACGGTTTGGCGCCAACCCCACCGCAGCAGCGACGAATCGGAACTGGCGCCAGGGATGTGGTCGAAGATCGTATCGAACGTGTGATTCTCTTTGTCGATGAACACAACGTAGCGGATATCGTGAGAAGACACACCGCGCTCGGTGGGAATCACGGGCGAAGTCAGGCGGGCGCGATCTTTCGCACGATTCACGATACCGTTGTACATCAGCACCTGATGAGTGAGTTCCGACAACCGCGCGCCGACGGGCACGGGCGCCACCGTAAGCACGCCTGCCATGTTCATAAACGGATCGGTGGGCCGACGGCTTCCGCCGCTTGGCCCGTTTCCGAAACCACGGAAGCAGATTACGGCCAACGTCTTGCCGCCGGGAGCCGCTGCAACGCGATATGGGAACCAAGCGGTGGGTATTTCACCGATCCGTTTCCCATTGCGTGTGTTGATAACAGCAAGCGCGTTGATCCCCGCCTGGGCTACATACAGCGTCAAGCGGTCGGGCGAGAGCGCCATGCCGCAGGGGTTAAGGCCGCGCAAGCCGGCGATCAGCGGCGACGGATCAAGGTGGTACGTCTTCACAATCCGGTTGCTGCGCGTATCGATGCTCTGAACCAGATCGTCGTTATTGTCGCTGACGTAAAGGCGTGTTCCCGCTGCCAGAAGGTAGTTCGGTCCGCTGCCCCCCACGGCAGGGCCCTGCGCCGTTTTCGCACCGACCGGCAGGCCCGTCTTGATTCGCGCCACGATCTGCGGGTTTCGCGGTGACGAGATGTCGATTCCCCATACCGAGAAGGAACTCAAGCCGTTGGCTGGGCCTAAACCGGGAATATGTTGGCCCTCCGCGTCCACGCCATTTGCCGCTTGCGGGCTTGGCACGCCGAACGCGGGAAACGACAATCCACGCGCATGCTTGGCGCCGGGCGAAGCGCCGACGATCGCATGATAGCGGTACATACCGATGTTCGCGACGTAGAGGACTCTGCCGACCAATGCCAATGCGTACGGGTAGCGCCCAACCGGGATCGAGGCAACCACCTCACCCGACGCGGTATC is a genomic window of Armatimonadota bacterium containing:
- a CDS encoding bifunctional YncE family protein/alkaline phosphatase family protein codes for the protein VYRYATHNPLGTTVLSTGQLLRPWGRSIPLARWPNGLAVSPDGGTIFVACGSCGELVHNWRQPDAVASMIQPPAAGGGNCSGGCTFTRDSRTIYWCGGESGEVFAVNAATGVARVLGGINGIASGVRFTGSFPMSLCLGPTGHHLFVADVTNFRVVSLDTASGEVVASIPVGRYPYALALVGRVLYVANIGMYRYHAIVGASPGAKHARGLSFPAFGVPSPQAANGVDAEGQHIPGLGPANGLSSFSVWGIDISSPRNPQIVARIKTGLPVGAKTAQGPAVGGSGPNYLLAAGTRLYVSDNNDDLVQSIDTRSNRIVKTYHLDPSPLIAGLRGLNPCGMALSPDRLTLYVAQAGINALAVINTRNGKRIGEIPTAWFPYRVAAAPGGKTLAVICFRGFGNGPSGGSRRPTDPFMNMAGVLTVAPVPVGARLSELTHQVLMYNGIVNRAKDRARLTSPVIPTERGVSSHDIRYVVFIDKENHTFDTIFDHIPGASSDSSLLRWGWRQTVRAAGEPTLHSVAVMKNHNLLAQQFAISDNYYMEPEYSGVGHRWLVDVQPNNWCQLTYTLGWDFSRSTTAPGRLASFGSSGSLMPEDYPEAGSMWDHLARGGVSFRNYGEGFEFAGVDEDGGEAPTGARETVNIPMPEVLFKNTCRSFPIFNLNIPDVFRVTLFERDVEKHFGPGKAPWPSFIDIALCSDHGTAPEPKRGYPYVASWMADDDEALGQLVQYLSHTPEWRHMAIFVTEDDSGGEPDHIDAQRSVMLVISPWAKRHYVSHVHTFIPSEHKTLYEIFGLGPLNLFDALSNDLADCFTTTPDYTPYIHEDVDPRLFDYAKTVNPLDPQFARARLQPGPRMDDPLVEQRVLENR